Below is a window of Staphylococcus succinus DNA.
GCATCACTCTTATGTTGTTCAAAGTTGGCTAAAATAACAGGAGTGATTCCCCAATGAACACCAAAGATTACAAATATTTGCCATAATCCTCCAATTAAAGCGCCTGCCAACCAAGGAGCAACAGCTACTAGGTAGTTAAAGCCACCCGCAATACCATGTGCAGCAAGTGTGGATATTGGACCAATTACAAGCAAAGTGATTGGGACCATTATAATAATACTGAAAAAGGGTGTGAATAATGGCTTAACCACATCATGTATCCACTTATTTAAATATTTTTCAACGTAAGATAATATCCAGACTAATAATAAAGGCGGTAAAACAGATGATGTATAGCTCGTTTCTGTTAATGGAATACCAAATAGTCGTACCGATTCACCATCTTGGATTTTAGCTACTATATCACTTAACTCAGGGCTAACGAGTGCTGCAGTACAAGCGACTGCAATATAAATATTTACATTAAAATGTCTGGCTGCAGTGATTGCTATGAATATAGGTAAAAATGTAAAAGGCGCCCATGATATTAAATTAAACACTTCATAAGTGCCAGTATTTTTAAAAGTAGGGGCAATGAGGTTGATAACAATTAGTAAACCTTGCAATATACCTGCGGCAGCTAAAATATATATAAAAGGTGCAAATACTGCAGACATAGTTGCGATAACTCTGTTAATAACAGTGCCTTTATTTTCTTGTTCTTGGTTGCTACTTCTAACATCAGCGCCTGTTAAAGATTCGAATGATTGATATACCTCACCAACATTATTACCTATAACTACTTGAAACTGCCCATTATTTTCAACGACTGTAACGACGCCATCAATTTCGGACACTTTCTTTTTAGCATCAGGTATAGATCTTTTTAATACTAAACGCAATCTAGTTGCGCAATGCGTACTATTGACAAGGTTTTCTTCGCCACCAACAGCATCTAAGATTTGCTGGGCAAGCACTTCATTTTTATCTGCCATATTTTTGCAACTCCTTCATTGATATATTAAACACACTTTAATGTAAGCGATTTACTTCATTATAATTATACCGGTACAATTTGTAAAGACCCTAACAAATTATATGTGATGTATGTTAAAATGAAGTTCATGTTATAATGATTTGAATTTTATTATAAAAGGGGTATACGTATGCTCAAGTATGAACAAATTGCTCAACAGTTAAATCAGTATATTGTAGAAGGAAATTTTCAAGCTGGTGATAAATTACCGAGCGTGGAAGCTTTGAAAACTAAATATAATGTGAGTAAGAGTACAATCATCAAAGCGTTAGAAGCTTTGGAGAAAAAGGGGAATATTTACCAAGCTCGTGGTAGTGGCATATATGTGCGTAATCAAAAAAGAGAAGGATATCTTAATTTATTTTCTTCTAGTGGATTTAGTGATGAAATTGAGGGCAGTCATGTAACGAATAAAGTGTTGCGTGTAGAAGAGGTGTTACCCCCTAAAGATGTTTGTCAGAAGTTAAAGCTATCTCATGATACATCTGTATATGTATTGGAACGTATAGTTTATGTTGATGGAGCAGTATTATGTTTCGAACAATCATACTTTAATAAAGATATTGTATTATATTTAAATGAATCTATAGCTGAAAATTCTGTGTTTAAATATTTAGAGCAAAATTTAAAAGTAAAAATAGGATTTTCAGATATTTATTTTGCAGTTGATAAATTAAAGTCACAGGAAGCTGAAAAGTTAGAATTAAGTAATGGAGACCCTTGTTTAAGATACGAACAAATATTTTATACTACCACGGGCATACCATTCGATTGTTCAAATTTGTTATATCATTACCAAAATGCACATTTTTATATTCCATCTCAAAAATAAAAGGCTTGTTTATCTTGTAATGACTTAACTTTAATTAAGTACATCACAAGGTAAACAAGCTTTTTAAAAGCGATTAATAACACTTTGGATAGTATATATATTAAGTTGATTGACGATTGCATGATCTACCTCATTGTATATTTCGTCTAAGGCATGGCTAATATTTTTCCCAACATAACAATTAGGATTTGTATCATTATGAATTTTGGCAAAGTGTGCAGTTTCTGAAAATATTAATTGATATAAATCCCCTAATTTAATTTCTGTTGCAGGTATAGACAAATTATACCCCGCCTTACCTTGGCTACTATGAATAAAATGGCCATTTTTTAAATAACGACATATTTTTCTCACTAAAGTTGCATTACTATTAATACTATCAGCTATATATTGACTAGATACTGCCTCTTTTTCTGTAGCTAACAAAGTAAGTATATGAATTGAAACTGAAAATTGTGTGTTCAAGTGAGCGCCTCCAATACTAGATACTTGTGTATTTATTATATACAAGTAAAGTTTACGCCATTTTTTTAGAACTATCAATGTATTAAAATATGAAACAGTGACATATTGAACTATTAAAAATAGCTTGAAAATAATATAATGGCTTTAATGTATGAGTAATATTTCATATTAGGAAATTTAATTGTATAAGGGGGGCGCTTTTATGATAGATAATCATAAAGCAATCAAAGATACATATATGTCGAGGGAAACAATTGAAAATATGAATAGTCAGGTACAGATGAAAACGGTATTATTCAGTCAAACGCCAGGGCGTTATGCTTTAAAGGCAATAATGTCAGGGTTTCTATTAGCGCTTGTCACTGTATTTATGCTCGCAATCAAGGCGCAATTTGAAGGGGCCAATGAAGGGTTAGTTAATTTAGTGGGAGCTATTGCATTTAGTTTAGCTTTAGTATTGATTGTACTTACACACTCAGAATTATTAACGAGTAACTTTATGTATTTAACTGTAGGTTGGTATTATAAAGTAATCGCGCTTAATAAAGCGTTAGCTATTGCATTAGTATGCTTCTTTTTTAATATTATAGGTGGTTTTATTTTGTTTATCATAATGAAAATCACCCCTATCATGACACCCGAAATGATTGAGAGTTTGCGTGCGCTTGTAGATAGTAAGACGGTTCATAGCACTTGGTTTGCAATATTGGGTAAAGCTATCTTTTGTAACTTTTTTATTAATATTGGCATTTATATCTCAATACAATTTAAAGATGGTTTATCGAAAGCATTTTTTATCGCATGTGGTGTGATTGTTTTCGTATTTATGGGTTATGAGCACGTAGTATTTAATGCTGGACTTTATGTAGGGATGATTTTTTATGACTTTGATGCCGTAGCTTGGTTACATGTATTAAAAAATATTACATTTGCATTTATCGGTAACTTTATCGGTGGTGGTATTTTTGTAGGTTTATTATATGCCTATTTGAATGGTAAAAGAGATAGTTTGCAGTAGATATAATTATTATAAAATATGTTCGAAAAGCCTCGTAATCAAAATTATGAGGTTTTTTATTTGAAGGGCTTACATAAAAAGTGTGATACATCTAGATATACAAGGATTTTATTTTTATAAAACGTATCAATTGACTCAAATATCAAGAACCCATATTGTATTGTTATGATTATAAAAAGAAATGTTGATTTTAAATATAATTATAGTAGAAAATATATACTGCATATAAAAAAGGAGTGTCTCAATGTCTGAATATAACATCAGAGTGGCTGTAGAAGCGGATGCTGAAGAATTACAAAAATTAATGTATGAAGCATTCACCCCACTAAGAGAATTAGAGATAGATTGGCCATCAGTCAATGCCAGTGTGGATTTAGTGAAAAATAATCTTATCACTAGCACAACGTTTGTTTTAGAAAATGAAACTGAAATCATTTCTACGATCACTGTTCGCTATCCATGGGAAGGTAAGCGTCGTATATCTATTTATCCATTTGTTTGGTGGTTTGCTACAAAACCCTCATACGATGGTAAGGGATTAGGGAGTAAATTATTAAAATATGTAGAAGAGACATATTTAAGAGATACACTCAAAGCACCGGCAGTAACGTTAGGTACTTCTGCACGTAAGCATCCATGGTTACTTGATATTTATAAAAAACGTGGCTATGAAGTTTATGCTGAACACGAAAGTGATGATGGCGATTTAGGTGTTATTATGAGAAAAGTACTTATACCTGAACGTTTTCACGAAGATGTCCTTGGTCATCCACCGTTTTAATCAATAATAAAAAACCTAGATGAGTGCAATGACCACTCGTCCAGGTTTTTTATTTTATGAAATAGTGTTGCAAACTTACTATTATTGCAGAGTTACTAGTTTGTTTAATCGATTTGAATATTTGTTTTTGATTCGTCGTTAACTGATTTCTTAGGTAATCTCACATTGAGCACACCTTTATCATAAGCAGCTTGAATTGCATTTTCATCTACATTATTAAATGTAAACTGACGTTTTACATCATTAAAGCTACGTTCTTGATGAAGCACTTGCCCGTTATCATCTGCTGATTTATTTTCAGTTGTCTGTTTACCTTCGATTGTGAGTATATTGTTCTCAAATTCTAGAGAAATATTTCTTTTTTCGAATCCTGGCAGTTCAGCTTCAACGACATATTGATCATCTAACTCTTTTACATCTGCTTTAATAGAACTGTTACCAGGGAATTGTTCAAAAAATTGACGGCCAAAGTCTTTGAATAAGTCGCTAGGATTCACGTCAAATAATGGATTGTTAAAAGATTTTTTTTCAAAAGTCATGATACATTGCTCCTTTATAGTTAATTTTAAATAAATTTAATCGATAATAATTTGTTTTTTATATTGTTTTTTAGGAAGCTTAACAGTCAACATACCATCAGCCATTGATGCTGAAATGTTTGTATCATTAATATTTTTGAATATGAATTTTCTGCTAACTTCACTTGTGTTTCGCTCTTTAATTATATAGGATGATATTTCTTCATTTGTAGTATTAACGTTCGATGCTGTTATTGTTAAAGTATTTTCATTATATTCAATAGAAACGTTTTCTTTATTAAATCCAGGGAGTTCAGCTTTCACAAAGTATTGATTTTCATCTTGATAAACATCTACTTTGAAATCTTGGCGTTCTGGTAACAAACTATCAAATAAATCGTTTGGAAGATTACGAGTGCTAGTATTTTGTATCATCTTAAACACCTCTCCTTTAACTTTATAACCATATTATAAGATATTAGTCAAAGAAAGTCAAAGTCAAGGCTTATGTATAAAATTTAAATGTGCTGTAAGTGAATAGGGGTATAATAATAGATATTGCTAAAATAGAAAGGTGAGTATGGAAAGTGAATAATTAAGAAAAGGGTATAAAAAAGAGGCAATAAAAAGTTGAAGAATGGCTGCAATGATTACAAATCCTTACTTTTAAATTACCTCATGTATAGTTAGATATCTTTAGAAAAATTCTTATTAACGAAATGTTGTAATGTCTCTTTTAAGTGAATAGCTTCATCAAGATCCATGTTAAATTCGCTAAAAACTTTTCTTGAAATTTTTGAGAGTGGTTCTCGTACTTCTACACCTTTATCAGTAAGCGTGATTTGTAAATTACGCTCATCATCTAATTCACGTGTTCGAGTGACATAACCCTTCTTCTCAAGTTTTTTTAATAAAGGTGTCAGTGTACCTGAGTCTAGAAAAACACGTTCACCAAGTGTTTTAATATTAATCTTGTCATCTGCTTTAATTGCGAGTAAGACAATATAACCTGTGTATGTTAAATCAAACTCTTTTAAATAGGAAGTATACTTTTTAATTATTTCTTTAGAAGAAACATAAAAAAGAAAGCAAAGTTGTCGTTCGAGATAGCTATCTTTTTCCTCCATTTAATCACCCCTTTTGAAATTTAACCTTATTATGAACGATAGTCATTGTCAAGGAACGGTTGTGCGCCTCTTTTGGAAATTTTTTATACTATTAATAATAGATTACATAGTGATAAATATAAAAAGGTTAAATAAACTCATAATACACAAGATAATTGTTAAAAATAAAAGGTCATATGAAGTATTATAAATATGATTAAAGCAAGGGTGAACAACTTTAATGTGATTACTGCAATTAAAAAAATGATGTCAGCTCAAAAATTGTTAAAGCATAATAATATAAGGAGATTTTGTTACAGAAATGTTATACCTCTTTATAAATTAATTATAATCAGTCATACTAATAACATTATGATTGAAAATAAGTATGAATACTCAGGCGGACTAAATCATTCGTATTTGTTGTCAAAAGGACTTATTTTAATATAGGAAGATATTGATTCAACTAAAGGAGAATTAAGATGAAGACATTTTTTAAAATTTTTGGGTTACTCGTTTTATCACTTATAATTGCTATTGTATTTTTCTTTAGCTTAAGAACGTATCAAGGTCATAAAAATTTGGAACTTGTTGACCATTATATGAAAGAACAAAATTTGACTGAACAAATAAAATCCGAAAAAACATTATATAGTGGTAAAAAAGGATTGTATTATAAAGAGGTTAAATTTAAAGATGATTCAAGTCTAACGTATGTCGTTCAACCTGTCAGTACGTATAAAGGTATTGTTGTTCAAGGCTTTGATTCAGAAACGAAGAAAAATGTAAAAGATGCAAAGCACAATGCGTTTAAAAAGGACTATAAACCTAAAGATTAACTCGTTTTAATTATCATAAAAGAAGATTTAAAGTATAAAAGCACCTACAATTTATTGTAGGTGCTTTTATACTTTGTCGGTGTTATTGATTAATAGTGTTTTTGAAGCACTGTTTATCCTATATATTATTGAAGTATTAAGTTAAGAATGTTATAAATATTCATCAAAACTCAGGTAAGACAAGGAGCGTTAAAGATCATTTTGATAGTATGTTACTCAAATACAATTAATTGGAAAAGAGTAGTGATAAATAGTGTTGAAATACTAGAAAAAAAGGAAGATAAATATGCGTTTAACGACTGTTACTGTAGTTATAAGGAGATTTTAAAGTGAGGCGCAAAAACCTTCATGTTACTTATATATATGATTATAGGGTTAAATGTAAATTTAAGGTAAAAAAATAACTTTTTTGTATAAAAATTTTATATCTAAAGAAAATGTAATTTGATATAATTAAGCAATGTCAGAAGAAGGGGAGAAACATCATGGCAATTTTTAGAAGAATTAGTTTGCCGATGCAAGTTATTATCGCATTGGTGTTAGGTGTGATTGTAGGGTTATTACTCTACGGGCACGATGAACTCGTTAATTATATTCAACCGTTTGGCGATATCTTCTTGAATTTAATAAAAATGATCGTTATACCAGTTGTTTTCTGTTCACTAGCTTTATCTATTTCAAATGTAGGTGAATCTAAAACAGTCGGCCGTTATGGCTTTAAAACAATCGTATACTTTGAGATTATAACAACTATTGCTATAGCATTAGGGATAATTTTTGCAAATATATTTAAACCAGGTATGGGATTAAATCCGGACAAATTACCGAAAGGTGATATTTCAAATTATGAATCGTCTGCGAAGGCAGCAGAGCATAGTACATACGGAAATCATTTTATCGATACAATTGTTAATATAGTACCTACAAACTTTTTTGAAGCTTTAACTAAAGGTGAATTATTACCTATTATATTCTTTGCAGTATTTTTTGGAATTGCATTGTCAGCAGTTGGTGACAAGGGCCAACCGGTTAAAGACGTGCTTAATGGTGCTTTAGAAGCTGTATTTTGGATGATAAATAAAATTCTTAAATTAGCACCAATAGGTGTATTCGCATTTATTTGTACAACGATAATGACATTTGGTGCTTCAGCACTACTGCCATTATTAAAATTATTACTTGTCGTTGTTGGTGCAATGGTATTCTTCGTTGTTGTTGTATTAGGGATTGTAGCTAAAATTTGTGGTGTTAATATTTTCTCAATAATGAAAATATTAAAAAATGAATTGTTACTAGCCTTTTCAACTTCAAGTTCTGAATCTGTACTTCCTATAATTATGCAAAAAATGGAGCGATTTGGTTCTCCAAAAGAAGTTACATCTTTTGTAGTGCCTATAGGTTATACATTTAACCTTGATGGTTCTGCTTTGTACCAATCTATTGCAGCATTATTTGTTGCCCAAATGTATGGTATAGATATGTCTATCGGTCAGCAAATTATGTTAATGGTAACATTAATGGTTGCATCAAAAGGTATGGC
It encodes the following:
- a CDS encoding GntR family transcriptional regulator is translated as MLKYEQIAQQLNQYIVEGNFQAGDKLPSVEALKTKYNVSKSTIIKALEALEKKGNIYQARGSGIYVRNQKREGYLNLFSSSGFSDEIEGSHVTNKVLRVEEVLPPKDVCQKLKLSHDTSVYVLERIVYVDGAVLCFEQSYFNKDIVLYLNESIAENSVFKYLEQNLKVKIGFSDIYFAVDKLKSQEAEKLELSNGDPCLRYEQIFYTTTGIPFDCSNLLYHYQNAHFYIPSQK
- a CDS encoding beta-glucoside-specific PTS transporter subunit IIABC yields the protein MADKNEVLAQQILDAVGGEENLVNSTHCATRLRLVLKRSIPDAKKKVSEIDGVVTVVENNGQFQVVIGNNVGEVYQSFESLTGADVRSSNQEQENKGTVINRVIATMSAVFAPFIYILAAAGILQGLLIVINLIAPTFKNTGTYEVFNLISWAPFTFLPIFIAITAARHFNVNIYIAVACTAALVSPELSDIVAKIQDGESVRLFGIPLTETSYTSSVLPPLLLVWILSYVEKYLNKWIHDVVKPLFTPFFSIIIMVPITLLVIGPISTLAAHGIAGGFNYLVAVAPWLAGALIGGLWQIFVIFGVHWGITPVILANFEQHKSDAFQAFQTIAVISQFGAVLGVFIKAKRTEIKRVSSSAGITAIFGITEPAMYGVNLRFKKPFIIACISGAIGAFVASFFNPKYYAYAGLPGPITIVNGYSADNPTSIWGILIGSAIAIILPIILIQIFGYGDDTTEDVNTTNANNDDTSMISPQNEHLETTIYAPIHGQTIALSEVNDPIFSEGMMGKGIAIKPHDNTILAPLDGVISMIAPSKHAIGITSENGVELLIHVGLDTVQLNGKGFELLIQENDTITRNQPLLNFDKDTIQSQGYDTVIPIIITNSNEFDDIIVEDPAEVKQNEAIFTIINK
- a CDS encoding GNAT family N-acetyltransferase, which produces MSEYNIRVAVEADAEELQKLMYEAFTPLRELEIDWPSVNASVDLVKNNLITSTTFVLENETEIISTITVRYPWEGKRRISIYPFVWWFATKPSYDGKGLGSKLLKYVEETYLRDTLKAPAVTLGTSARKHPWLLDIYKKRGYEVYAEHESDDGDLGVIMRKVLIPERFHEDVLGHPPF
- a CDS encoding formate/nitrite transporter family protein; this encodes MIDNHKAIKDTYMSRETIENMNSQVQMKTVLFSQTPGRYALKAIMSGFLLALVTVFMLAIKAQFEGANEGLVNLVGAIAFSLALVLIVLTHSELLTSNFMYLTVGWYYKVIALNKALAIALVCFFFNIIGGFILFIIMKITPIMTPEMIESLRALVDSKTVHSTWFAILGKAIFCNFFINIGIYISIQFKDGLSKAFFIACGVIVFVFMGYEHVVFNAGLYVGMIFYDFDAVAWLHVLKNITFAFIGNFIGGGIFVGLLYAYLNGKRDSLQ
- a CDS encoding DUF3139 domain-containing protein, with the translated sequence MKTFFKIFGLLVLSLIIAIVFFFSLRTYQGHKNLELVDHYMKEQNLTEQIKSEKTLYSGKKGLYYKEVKFKDDSSLTYVVQPVSTYKGIVVQGFDSETKKNVKDAKHNAFKKDYKPKD
- a CDS encoding Rrf2 family transcriptional regulator → MNTQFSVSIHILTLLATEKEAVSSQYIADSINSNATLVRKICRYLKNGHFIHSSQGKAGYNLSIPATEIKLGDLYQLIFSETAHFAKIHNDTNPNCYVGKNISHALDEIYNEVDHAIVNQLNIYTIQSVINRF
- a CDS encoding cation:dicarboxylate symporter family transporter; its protein translation is MAIFRRISLPMQVIIALVLGVIVGLLLYGHDELVNYIQPFGDIFLNLIKMIVIPVVFCSLALSISNVGESKTVGRYGFKTIVYFEIITTIAIALGIIFANIFKPGMGLNPDKLPKGDISNYESSAKAAEHSTYGNHFIDTIVNIVPTNFFEALTKGELLPIIFFAVFFGIALSAVGDKGQPVKDVLNGALEAVFWMINKILKLAPIGVFAFICTTIMTFGASALLPLLKLLLVVVGAMVFFVVVVLGIVAKICGVNIFSIMKILKNELLLAFSTSSSESVLPIIMQKMERFGSPKEVTSFVVPIGYTFNLDGSALYQSIAALFVAQMYGIDMSIGQQIMLMVTLMVASKGMAGVPGVSIVVLITTLTSMGLPAEGLALIIGIDRLLDMVRTCVNVMGNALSTIVIAKWENVYDKEKGQEYLKTI
- a CDS encoding Hsp20 family protein, producing MIQNTSTRNLPNDLFDSLLPERQDFKVDVYQDENQYFVKAELPGFNKENVSIEYNENTLTITASNVNTTNEEISSYIIKERNTSEVSRKFIFKNINDTNISASMADGMLTVKLPKKQYKKQIIID
- a CDS encoding MarR family winged helix-turn-helix transcriptional regulator encodes the protein MEEKDSYLERQLCFLFYVSSKEIIKKYTSYLKEFDLTYTGYIVLLAIKADDKINIKTLGERVFLDSGTLTPLLKKLEKKGYVTRTRELDDERNLQITLTDKGVEVREPLSKISRKVFSEFNMDLDEAIHLKETLQHFVNKNFSKDI
- a CDS encoding Hsp20/alpha crystallin family protein, producing the protein MTFEKKSFNNPLFDVNPSDLFKDFGRQFFEQFPGNSSIKADVKELDDQYVVEAELPGFEKRNISLEFENNILTIEGKQTTENKSADDNGQVLHQERSFNDVKRQFTFNNVDENAIQAAYDKGVLNVRLPKKSVNDESKTNIQID